Proteins from a single region of Canis aureus isolate CA01 chromosome 26, VMU_Caureus_v.1.0, whole genome shotgun sequence:
- the SPINT4 gene encoding kunitz-type protease inhibitor 4, protein MKPPELGFLLGFFIFLLLTTPLMGGVAKLAEMICGDLKDPCKMDMKTGSCFEIHFRYFYNRTSKRCESFVFSGCDGNLNNYKLKIECDIACVKEYKIKDNKPRG, encoded by the exons ATGAAGCCTCCTGAGTTGGGATTTCTTCTAGGGTTCTTCATCTTCCTCTTGCTGACTACCCCATTAATGGGTGGTGTTGCTAAACTTGCTGAAATGATATGTGGAGACCTCAAAG ATCCTTGCAAAATGGATATGAAAACTGGTAGCTGCTTTGAAATTCACTTTAGATATTTCTACAACCGAACCTCCAAGAGATGTGAAAGTTTTGTATTCTCTGGATGTGATGGCAACCTTAACAACTACAAGCTTAAAATAGAATGTGACATAGCCTGtgtcaaagaatacaaaataaa AGACAATAAGCCGAGAGGTTAG